The DNA window CCGTGATCTCGAGGTCGGCGGCCAAGGCGCCCTTGGGCACGCGGACTCCCGCCCCGTCGTCGCGCGAGACCGTGGCGCCGTCCTTGTGGTCCACGACGCGGCGCGCGGGCTCCACCGACGAGGACGAGAACTCGCCGCCGCCGGCCGAGTAGGCGGCCACGCCGTAGCCGCCCGAGGCCGGCAGCGCGTAGCGCACGATGCGGTCACGACCGGTGTCGGCGACCCAGATCGAGCCGTCGGGGGCCACGGCCGCGTCGATGGGCTGGGTGAGGTAGCGCTTCGCCTTCTTGTCGGCCTGGCTCAAGCCGGCCTTCGAGCCGAAGGCGAGCAGACCATTGCCCCGCGGGTCGAACTTCTGGACCCGGTCGCGGTTGGGCTCGACGACGTAGAGCGCCCCGAAGCGGTCCGAGACCAAGCCGCGGGTGCGCGAGATCTCGCCCACCGCCGAGTCGGCGTCCCCGATGGTCTTGATCAGGCCGCCCGACCGGCTGAAGAGGTGGATGATCTGGAGTTCCTTATCCGAGACCCACAGGCCCTCGGCGGTCAACGCGATGCCGCGGATCTCGGACGTCGAGAGCAGCACGTCCTGGCCGAACTGGCGCAGGAACGCGCCGGAGGCTCCGAATACCTGGACGCGGCGGTTGCCCGAGTCGGCCACGTAGATGTCACCGTTGCCGTCCACCGCGACATCAAAGGGATGGCGGAGCTCCCCGAGGCCCGAGCCGGACTTCGGGCGGCCCTGGCCGTCCCTCTTGCCGAGCTGCAGAAGAAGGGTCTGTCCGTCCGGCGAGAGCTTGACCACGCGGTTGAGGTCCCGGTCGGCCACGTACAGGTTGTCGGCGACGTCCAAAGCCATGCCTTGAGGAGTCTTGAAGCTCAGGCCGCCCGCGTCCTCATCCTCGTCGTCGTGGTCCTTGTCCTTCTTCCCATGCTCCTTGGCCCGCCCGCTGTGTCCCGGGGCCTGGCCCACCGTCCCGAGCAGGACGCCCGCGGGGCTGATCAGAAGGATCTTGTCGTTCTCCGTGCTCGCCACCCACACCGCCCCGTCCGAGCGCACCGCGATGCCGGTCGGCCCTTTGAGCGTCGAGACGATCGCGTTCGAATCCTTGCGGCCGATGGCGAAGTTGAACACCGGGTTGCCCACGAAAACGGTTCCCGTCGCCGAGGCCGAGTTCCCGAAGGCGTCGGTCGCGCGCAGGCGCAGCGTTTGATAACCGGAGAGCGCGGCCGTGTTCCAAGTCGCGATCAGGCCCGAGAGGTTGCCCGCGCCGGAGGCGAGAGTGGCGAAGCCGCCGGTCGCCTCGGCGCCCGGAGCCGTCTCCAAGGTCCACGTCAGCGCGCTCGCATCCGAGACCGCGCCTCGCACGTCGATCACGCCGCCGACCGCCTGCTCGACCCCGAGAGTCAAGGTTCCGGGGTAATCCAGGCGCACGAGCGGCGGCGTCGTGTCGGAGAACGGGCTCGTGACGGAGACCGAGACGATCCGCGTCACCTCCAGGTTACCCGCGCGGTCGCGGCTGCGGAAGGCGAGAGAATGGCCCCCAGGCGAAAGCGTGAAGGTCGAGGTGAACACGCTCTCGACGGCGCCGTCCAACGAGTAGAGCGTTTCGAGAATGCCCGTGCCCGCGTCCGCCGCCGCGAAGCCCACCGTGTCCGTCGAGGTCAGGACCAAGCTGCCACTCACGGCGACATGGCCGTTGATCAGAAGCGCAGTGACCGGAGCGACTGAATCCAGCACAAAGGTCGAGACCGCCGAGGCACGGTTCCCCGCCAGATCGGCGATCTGGAGCGTCACGGCATGAGCGCCCTGGGCGAGGGGCGCGCTCGGAGTGTAGCTGGCCGAGGAGGCGGTCACGACGGCCTGCGCGGTCACATCGACGCCGTCGAACGACATCCTGACCGACGAGGCGTCGATGCCGCGGCCGGCGTCCGAGTAGACGGCGACGATCGCAGAAACGGCGGTGACGGTACTCGAGTTGACGGGCGTCAACGAGACCGACGGCGGGGTGACGTCGTAGGCCTGCACCGTCAGCGCGACGTGTCTCAGGGATTCGACGTTACCCGCGAGATCGACGCTGTGGAAGGCAAGCGTATGCAAGCCGGGCGTCAGGCCGAAGGTCGAGGTGAAGACGGTCTCGACCGCGGAGCCGTCGAGAGCGTACCGCGTCTGAAGCACGCCGGAGCCCGCGTCGGAGGCCGCGAAGGACAACGCGTTCGTCGAGACGAGGACCAGGCTCGTCGAAGCCGCCGGCAAACCGTCCACCAGCAGCATCGTCGACGGAGGGATCGAATCCACCAGGAACGCCGCGTCGGCGCTCGACCAGTTGCCAGCGAAGTCCGCGACACGAGCCGAGACGACGTGGACGGCCTGGGCCAAGGCCGCGGCGGGAACGAAGGTCGCCGATGAGGCCGTGACGGCGGACAGGCTCGTCACATCCACACCGTCCAGCACGAGGCGGACGGTGGTCGGATCGACGCCGCGGCCGAGGTCCGCGTAGACGGCGCCGATCACAGGGGTCGCGACGGTCACGGTGCTCCCATTCGCCGGAGTCAACGCGAGGGCGGGCGGATTTACGTCCGGACCGAAGACCGTCAGCGAGACGACCTTAGCCGTCTCGGCGTTGCCGGCGAGATCGACGCTGCGGTAAGTCAGCGTATGCGCGCCCGCCGACAAGGTGAACGTCGAGACATAGACGCCCTCGGCCAAG is part of the Elusimicrobiota bacterium genome and encodes:
- a CDS encoding Ig-like domain repeat protein produces the protein MASLSIVDRSTITTAAPVVVATYVDSGRGVDVSSVRLTLDGVDVTTQAVVSASSATFAPALAQGAHVVAISLVDLAGNEASASARFFVDSLPPVTTLQVDGLAASTTALVIVSTNSLGFASADAGTGVAQTAYSLDGGASTVYGSPFSLAAGAHSLTYYSIDAAGNAESPRNAAINVLLYDATPPSVAVTPAAGSTVTTATPRIEAAYSDVGRGVDFSSVRLSLDGLDVTPLAAINASSAVFVPSSALSQATHTIVVQVSDLAGNQSASASTFLVDSLAPVTTLLVDGLSTSASTLVLISTNSLGFIAADSGTGVLETRYALDGLAEGVYVSTFTLSAGAHTLTYRSVDLAGNAETAKVVSLTVFGPDVNPPALALTPANGSTVTVATPVIGAVYADLGRGVDPTTVRLVLDGVDVTSLSAVTASSATFVPAAALAQAVHVVSARVADFAGNWSSADAAFLVDSIPPSTMLLVDGLPAASTSLVLVSTNALSFAASDAGSGVLQTRYALDGSAVETVFTSTFGLTPGLHTLAFHSVDLAGNVESLRHVALTVQAYDVTPPSVSLTPVNSSTVTAVSAIVAVYSDAGRGIDASSVRMSFDGVDVTAQAVVTASSASYTPSAPLAQGAHAVTLQIADLAGNRASAVSTFVLDSVAPVTALLINGHVAVSGSLVLTSTDTVGFAAADAGTGILETLYSLDGAVESVFTSTFTLSPGGHSLAFRSRDRAGNLEVTRIVSVSVTSPFSDTTPPLVRLDYPGTLTLGVEQAVGGVIDVRGAVSDASALTWTLETAPGAEATGGFATLASGAGNLSGLIATWNTAALSGYQTLRLRATDAFGNSASATGTVFVGNPVFNFAIGRKDSNAIVSTLKGPTGIAVRSDGAVWVASTENDKILLISPAGVLLGTVGQAPGHSGRAKEHGKKDKDHDDEDEDAGGLSFKTPQGMALDVADNLYVADRDLNRVVKLSPDGQTLLLQLGKRDGQGRPKSGSGLGELRHPFDVAVDGNGDIYVADSGNRRVQVFGASGAFLRQFGQDVLLSTSEIRGIALTAEGLWVSDKELQIIHLFSRSGGLIKTIGDADSAVGEISRTRGLVSDRFGALYVVEPNRDRVQKFDPRGNGLLAFGSKAGLSQADKKAKRYLTQPIDAAVAPDGSIWVADTGRDRIVRYALPASGGYGVAAYSAGGGEFSSSSVEPARRVVDHKDGATVSRDDGAGVRVPKGALAADLEITVDKGDENEDKAQKEAKRREMKIKAVSEEVQYGPEGTTFNTPVTLTVPYDASLIASLGINEDDLKVYYWNPGLKDWQVMPSTVDKQNKTVSAQTNHFSAYQVGGLGGIGVAAVDDFGLRDGYAFPNPSRNGSPVTFRMQPGSADSIEVRVYDVSGRKVHSSSDFRFRGAIDDGNGKGAQNTYDHVWDVSGVGSGVYTFVITAKKAGEADVRKTGKVGVIR